A segment of the Salmo trutta chromosome 3, fSalTru1.1, whole genome shotgun sequence genome:
ACAGGCCTTCATCATGGTGAACTGCCACCTAACTACAGGCCTTCATCATGAACTGCCACCTAGTGACAGCCTTACAGCGCAAGCGCACTATTACCACCTGTGCCATCATTTTAATTAGACCTGAGGATGACTGGTCTCCCTGTAACCCAGGGGTGGGCAACCATCAAGTCATTTCAAAATTCAGCGGAGAGTCAAAATCAATTTGTGGGCCAAAAAAAGTCCCATTATAATTTACGTACTGTCTATCTAGTTTTAGACATTCAAGAGTGTCCTggagttttttttttacccccccaGATTGAATGGGCTCGCTGGCTGTACGTTGCCCTCCCTTGCTGTAACACAGCGGCAGGATCGCTGTGGTCTGACTCCGATTCTATTGGAGTAAAGGATTTCTAGAATTACATTTTATCATCTGACTATTCCCCCCCCCAAGAAAATCTAAGGCATATCTCTATATTGACCAAGTTATCAATGGCTGTCATTCAATCACACCTCTTGTCCCTTCTCTAGGATTTCAGGACCCACGTTGATGCGTCATGCAGGTATTCAGAGGAGTTTACCAACATATATTATGACTGCATGGACAAGAAAAGAAGGGTAGGTACTGATTCATTTGGGCTGTGTGAATGCACTGAACCATACTGGTTACACAGGTACAAACACCTCCCTTGGTATCCCTACTTTGGAAAACACTTTGTGGGTTCCTTAAAAATCTGTAGATAGCCAACTCCCTACTGTTTATCTTTCCCCAGAACTTGATGCGGCTCAACTCCCTACTGTTTATCTTTCCCCAGAACTTGATGCGGCTCTACCTGGACAAAGCGACCCTGGTTTGGAACGGGAATGCTGTGTCAGGGCAGGCTGCTCTCGGAGAGTTCTTTGAGTCACTTCCCTCCAGCGAGTTCAGTATCCAGACTCTGGACTGTCAGCCAGTGCACGGTGAGATTCTTTCCCACAATTAGACTTTTCAAAACTGGGATTTATTCAGTTACAATGTAAACAATGATTGACTCATTGCATTATACATTCAATTAAAACATGGGGAAAATGTTTTAATGGAGGTAAATATAGACCCATAAAATATAGAAAGTTACAACATTGACGCTAAAGAGCATGTACTTCTCTATATATCACTTAGAAATACTTCTGATTTATCCAGCATTTGGCAATTAGACTAATCCTGTTTTTTGATAAGCTTGGATTCATTGAGATGGTAAAAATTTACCTTGCTGCCTAAAAATGTATAATACTGACATTTGCAACCCAAAATATATAGTAGTCCAACTTTTGCCTCGTTCCACCATCCTGAAAACACAATGTGATCTTGCGTGAGCAGGTTTGTGGAAAGAGGCCAATACCATTTTCCCATACAGAACAGGCAACCCAGGGCCAGACCACGCTGCTGGTGGTGACGGCAGGACAGGTGAAGTTTGACGGTCAAAAGCAGCGCTACTTCAATCAGAACTTCCTCCTCACAGCCCAGTCCTCACCCACCAGTGACCAGCCTGTCTGGAAGATTGCCAGTGACTGTTTCCGCTTCCAGGACTGGAGTAGCTGAGGGCTACTTTAATCTGCTTTCAGGGTCGTATTCATTTGGGCACACAATAGCAAAACACATTTCAACGGGCTACAATGACAAGTTTGTTTGGTGACGAGTACAACCCTGCtttaagattaaaaaaaaaaagtattccaGTTATGTACCGTCTTATAGTTGGTAAATCTGCTACAGCCCACTTTCTTCAAAGTTATTGTATGTTAATGAAGGTACtcttgtaataaaaaaaataaagacttAGGCACAAATTAGtcaaatacaaaacatttttattcACCACAATGTCCTCTAAAGCATGTGACCCCCAGAACTGAATAAGTAACCATTTTTCACACAGTAGTTAGAGAAAGAAATTGACTCCTAAATGTTAATTAGGCCTTTTTGTTATGAGGATACTAATATTTTCACATTGCTTTGAGTATTCAGGTAAAAATATCAATTGCTATTGCCCATGCAGTCTATCCTCCTGGCCAAATCTATTAAATAGCTGCTATTTTAAGTTTCCTGAGTGACGTTTGGTGCGACAAAAGCAAAACAATACaacatttttggggaaaaaaacgAATTGTTAAAGTCAATGCTTATTTAGTCTTAAAATATACCTTGGCTTTTCTAAAGCAATGGATGGCTAACATGCTTCTAAATAAATATAACCAAACTTGAACAGACACTGGGAAGTGAGAGCAGGGAAAGGCACAGTAATGTCAATACTGCCATCTTACCACTAGAGGGCAGTAGAACTGTCTCAACTACATAACATGACAAATAGATGGACTGAGGAACAAAGTATTTACAGAACACACAGCGAGAAATACATCCGTTACAAAACGGGTATAAAGAGCTTAGGCTGGAATGGCAGGTAAGCGTTGACTGTTTCCCTTTCCTCAATGTTCCATTTGTTTGTCGGTGAAAGTAGTGGACTTTTCTATAAACACATTTCTATAAATGCTGGATCAGCTTCAAGTTTGATTTCCCAATAAATAATTTACCATCTACAGTTCAGACTCAGTGTCTTCTAATGACAACAATTAAGGGCAGAACTGGACGTGCTTGAGTGCAATGTTTTTTTACAAGTACATTATTAGCACAAATAACTGTCTAATAGGGAtattctttacacacacacactaagaacaGTAGCCTGGGTATCGAACAGTTTGTTGAACAACACTACAGctgcatcccaaattacaccctattccctttacagtgcactacttttgaccagagcacataggactctggtcagaagtagtgtacgacatagggaatagggtgccacaagACAACAAAGTAAGCTGAAGCAGAAACATGACTGGCACCGACTGAGGCTACATAAACTAACAGCAGAATGTTGGCGACTTTGGCTTAGGTCAGGAGTAGCCAACCCTACTCCTGAACAGCTACACAGTGTGGatgcttttgctccagccctacTCTAACACCAAATTCAACTAATTGGCTGCTTGTAACCAAGACCTTGATTAGCTGAAATCAAATGTTACAGCAGGGCTGAGCAAAGGACTGCACACCCTGCATCTCTCAAGGCTTGcaccccaaatggaaccctattccctatatagtgcactacttttgaccagaggcctatgggcaTTAGGTGAAGTTGTAGGTCATTACATTATGGTCTCCCATACATCCTCTCTATGTGCTGGAGATAGTGGTTCTTTAACTCTTTTCTCTTCAGCTTGAAGGCATCAGTCACCAGTCCTGTCTCAGGGGTCCAGGGCTCTGGGCTGAGGTGGACCTTGACTGGGATCTCAAACCTCTGGAGTTTAACTAGGAGGGAGAAGGAAGGTGAGGTAAAGAGAGTGAAAGGTCATTACAAAATCTGttttccattaacttgtccatTTATTTTTTGTCAACATTTTTGAAGTTTGCATAGAAACTTGTTGCAACAATTGTCTGCCATGATGCATTTCCCTTGAATGTCACACCTATAAAAATGTGGTTAAAGTGTTTCAATGATCCTATTAGGCAAATTGACATTCATAAAGTGGCAACATCCTGTGTAGAGCCCCCacaaaacctagcggtcaaacagtgAAATGGTTCCAAGCCTTCATTTTTCCCAAAGGGgatttttagaaacacttaaaataagggctgtgttttgtgtagactTACAGTTATCAAAAcgctctctcggacaaggtgactatCTAtattctttatgatagccacattagcattaCAATTTTGAGGGGATAAATACAGGCTACTATattaagtcaccttgtcctagagagattcaGTTTTCAAAATGTCCtcccagggtaagcctacacgaaacacagcccttgttttaattgtttctaaaatcccatgtggaaaaacgattggaaccatttccctgtttgaccgctaggttttatgggtattatgactcatactgtggtactcgaTGCCCTGCCCACCTATCTTTAACATCTCAGGGAccctggaaaaaaaaaaaaatcagcatgGCTAGAATGCAAGAATTgactaatatttgccatattctaatacAGTAATTCTCATGTGCCTACTTACACCGTGGCTATAACTTGCACTCACGCAGGCCTAGCTGGTCTGAAACAATTTGATGGTGAAACTTGAAATTGCAATGTgaagcaattcaggcattcttgaaagtcaagAAACACATTGTTGAATAAATTGATTTTTcaagcagtaggcatttagaatGAAATAAGTTGTGCTTTAaacggtcagtgccgtttaagatgagggaggacactcatgagcatggccttatttctattacagcatattggatgactcattcatattccattcacccagttcaatgtaacattgataggtttagggtACATGACTCTTATTTTCCCTATACCCTGCACACAGGTCAAGATACATTTGAGGCAACAGTGACATTCAATATcacattgcacactcttgcctgcatctagctgatctaggatgtaatcattagtccaacagttgcaaacgagagttattggacaaattcaggtcatgtttatccccgttttgttacGTTTGCTTCCCTTTATGAAAAGTCTTAACATAATccgtggaatgaatacacccttgaTCACTCAAAtgcagttcactttcatagcagccatgttaTATTCCTTCTAtgtgctcctctcctccttcacttgAGGACTTCAATGCAGagcagctgtatgtgaccaggcggaaaaaaaaacattccaagccaaaccgctacacacaacctacatcgttgtcaccatagtATTGTTGACAATGTGCATGCTGCTGAAGTGgcattggagggccagtaggaggcaccctttcctctggtaaAAAGTAATTATATCCCAATGCACCAGGGCAGCGATTGGGGGCATTTCCCTGTGTAGTGTGCTGTCTTTCGGAAGGGACTTTAACCGGGTGTCCCGACTCTCTGTTGTCACTAAAGATGCCATGGCATTTATCGTAAGAGgaataggggtgttaaccctgctGTCCTGACtgaattcccaatctggccctcataccatcagtCATCTTATcttccccagcttccaattggttcattcatccccctctgccctgtaactattccccaggtcattgctgtatattaaaacatttttttagctAAAGTAACAGTCAGCTAATAGagctaacacgttagtaaacccactacaatcatgcgtaagtgtacagtcagtaagcggTTGCACCGGCGGGCCCCATTGGCAATAGATTTAGTAATaccaaagcttaccttgacttggaagattcccagtgttgtgttggatagtcatagacAGCTAGCAAACATatcatccctctgtttgagcagtgtgtttcagtaggctaaactagctagctgcatttttaaaaatctttatttaactagacaagtcagttaagaacaaattcttattttcaatgaaggcctaggaacagtgggttaactgccttgttcaggggcagaacgacagattttgtaccttgtcagcttggggattctatcttgcaacctttcggttactagtcaaatgctctaaccactaggctagagctagctaagtaagtgaaagaagcttatgctttcagtactagattcattctctgatcctttgattgggtggacaacatgtcagttcatgctgccaGTGCTCTGataacttccggaggatgtcctccagccTGTCATAATtaatgtgtaagtctatggaatggGGAGAGAACCATGAgactcctaggttttgtattgaagtcaatgtacccagaggagggcagaagctagctgtccaccagctacaccatggtgctaccctacagagtgctgttgatgCTACTGTATACCTTCATTGCCAAATGTGTGTGTTAATCAATtgtttggtgacgtgattatatttagtatagttttatctaaaggataactaaatgttttacaattttcatttttatgaaattcactgaggatggtcctccccttcctccactgAGCAGCCTCGACTGGCATATTATCCTGCCATCATAATTTATTAGAAAAAGTTTCATTTGTCGCAATAAAACAAGTTcgacaataaaaaaaaatctgcctgTAAAACATAATCTATTAGTTCTTTAGAAAATGTATCCACGTTTGCCATTTCCATTATACACCGCAATCATTTTTTGACATTGTCGCATGAACCTAGGTCGATGGAAACCTGCCCAGTGAGACGAAAGCAACCCGAACATCTAAATCTAATGGACATCAGGGTTGTGTTCACTAGACCAAAcataagaaaacagactgaaacctTTCCCAATAAGAAACCCTTGTTTATGTTGCCAAACGGTATGAATAAGACCCAGGGGTTCTTACTTGAAGTGGCCACCTCTTTGATCTCCTTcagcacctccttctccatggcagGGTGAGTGcacacctcctcccagctcccctccactcccctctgtCTAGCCAGCTCAGTCAACATCTTCTGGTTGGGTACCACAACACTGATCACATAGTTCTGCTCACTGCAGGGGTTAGAGGTATGAATGGATCCAATGTCAGAGTTCATGGGTTAGAAGCACCCCTATAGACTGAGAACTGGAGTTACATGTTGCCAGTAAGCACAGATCTAAGACCAGTTCACACTCTGCAAATGTAAACCACAACCACTAGAGGCTGAGAGGTAAAACTGGGCTAGGGCTCACCTGTTAGCGTAAGCACAGATGTTGTCGATGAGGGAGCAGTTCTTCAGAGCAGCTTCTACTTTCCCCAGAGAGACGTATTCCCCAGCCTGGAGCTTCACTAGGTCCTTCTTACGGTCTAAcgaacaataacacacacacacgccacaatGCAAGATATTGCTTTAAATTAATTTACAgatgcttttcatttttttatatttggCCACTAGATTAGAATGTATATGCCTATGATGGACAATGAGAAAATCCTCCAACGCACACCCATTACACACCCACTATCTGCAGACATCCGTCAGGGTGGATCTCTCCTATGTCTCCTGTACAGAACCACCTCTGACCCTTCTCGTCCACAAAGTAGTCCTGGCCGTTACTCTCGTTCCTATAGTAACCCATAGTGATGTTAGGCCCTCCAATCAGAATCTCCCCTCGGGGGTGAGGTTTGTCCTGATTGGTGTAGCCTCCCTCCAGCCAGTCCCTGAGTCGGATCTCACAGCAGATGACAGGAGCTCCAACTCTACCTGTGCTGTTGTCTGCCACTGGACAGGGGGAATAGAGGAAACACAACCTTTAGTTATGCAGTTAAAGCAAAGGCTTTCCATACTACCCGCCCTCCTCACTCCATACCCTCCcggggcgccgaagacgtggatgttgattaaggcagccccctgcacctctctgattcagaggggttgggttaaatgcagaagacacatttcagttgaatacatccagttggacaactgactaggtatccccatttCCCTTACCCTCGGTGATGGTGCCAGCTCCACAGGTTTCGGTCAGTCCGTACCCCTGGCCCACAGGACAGCAGAAACATATGTTCATAAACCTCTGTGTGGCGGAGGAAAGCGGAGCACCTCCAGACAACATCAGCCTCACCCTGCCGCCCAGCAACTTGCGCACCTTACTGAACAGCAGCCTAGACACACAAAACTGtaaacacacactaatacactaacACTAATTTAAAGTACTTCTGTTTAATGTATGATTCCCTATCTGGATACATGCGTTGTTATTCTAGGTGATTTACACTGAATCATTTAACATGCAAATAATACTTATTCTCTAGGTTAATGTGATGGTCAGAAAACACATTTTACTACTACTACATATCACATGTTAGCAAGGTATAAAGTGTTGTTACACGTTGCAGAGAGGAGCATCGTAACCCCTCTTGACCTGCTCCAGTTTGTAGTTGTATCCCAGGTTGAACAGCGTCCTCTGAATGTAACTCATCTCCCCAACCTTACTCATCACATTCTTATTGATGCGGTCCAGGATTTCCTgttcaaacaaacaaacaaccgGTGCAGTAGACCACAGAGCAATACGTGTTGTCTTATCAGTACAGTAGACCACAGAGCAATACGTGTTGTCTTATCAGTACAGTAGACCACAGAGCAATACGTGTTGTCTTATCGGTACAGTAGACCAGACAgatgtgttatgtgacaaaatgACCAGATTGTTATAatactgttataatactgtttATGCATCATAAGGGTTGATGAGCACCCTCTCATCTGTGTCTTTGGTTTGAGTTGGGCCTGTGGGGTTTGAGCTGACAATTGATTGACTTGGTGATAGAACCAACAGCTGGCATTCCATAGACAGGATGTGGAGTGGTTGTAACTGGGAGAGGAGTAGAACAAAGGCCACAATGGTTCTTAGACATCCTGGCATCTGAGAAATTAGGCCAGGGTCGGGAGTTAAGATAACACCAGGTGCAGATAAAGACAAGATGAGCCCAGGGTGGCTTATGATGCCCCTTGATCTTCATGACTAAGTATTTTAGTAATCCTATATAAGATGTCTTTTTTCATTATTAGTTAGGCTCTCAGCCTAACAGTCAAGACTGTTGGGCTgacggtttcattattgcaataattaaatCGCTATTAAAAAAAGATGATTGTTCAAAGAaatgaccaagtctctctcagtactgaatttccacgacagtTGTCTTACCGGTACAGCAGCCATTAGAGTTGGTTTCAGCACAGAGCTGTCTCCTCTACTTCCTCTCTTTATCTTagtggactggagagagagaggggagaggacatCAACATAGGACTGGATGAAGAGGCTTTAAATATCTTCAGTGACAGTATGCAGACAGAATAACAGGGGATCCACTGATTAAATCATGCGTTCATTACCTGGTCAGagagtgtctgaggggaggagtaTCCGATGGGACAGCCGTACGCCATGCAAGAGATTTCTGCTGTCATTTCCAAAACATGGGCCAGAGGCAGGTAGGCTATGTAGGTGTCTTTAGGCCTGAGGGAGAACATGGTTAGCATTAGGGTCAGAGGTTTAAGGGCAGGTAGGCTATTTAGGAGTCTTTTGGACCGAGAACAGATACATTATAATACTGCATGGGGTCAGGGTTTAGAGTAAGGTTTTTAGAGAGCAGGTATGTGAAGTTAGGTCAGGGGCAAAGAACAGGGTTAGGAATACAGTTAGAGcaggggttctcaaagtggggtctGCGGACAGGTATatggtaccagtcaaacgttaggacacaccaactcattcaagggtttttctttattgttaccattttctacattgtagaataatagtgaagacatcaaaactatgaaataacatatggaatcatgtattaaccagaaggaaaaaaagttttagacaaatcaaaatatattttatatttttgaaagtagccaccctttgccttgacagctttgcacaatcttggcattcattttattttatttaaccaggtaggctagttgagaacaagttctcatttgcaactgcgacctggccaagaaagcatagcaattcgacgcatacaacagttacacattgttacgttccccagtttctgtgttgtggtttgtgtattttcatgtatgcatttcaggaaatggcttcctgaaattctctccaagcagctgattggtcggcccccattgctgattggagagctgaccccgccccctcatcaggacgcagctgtctccaattaccaactccttctgaagctatataagccagtgttctgttcCTCAGAAGGCAGAGGATTGCTGAGAGAGAAGGCTGATGGATATTACTAACAGACATGAGAGTGTCCTGTGTTGATTGTTAAATTCTGTGTTAAGAGTTTTGTTAAGTATTGTGTAGCCTCTGATTTGAGGTATGCGTGTGCCAATAGAATTGTGTTTTTGATTATTGGAATTGTTACTTACCGTaatattaagcgcacctgaatataagccgcacccactgaattaaaaacaaatattattttgaacataaataagccgcacatgtctataaaccgcaggtgcctaccggtacattgaaacaaatgaactttacacaggctttaacgaaacacggcttgtaacaaaaaataaaatagcagtaagctttagttgtctttttgcactgagtcaattcttcACACTGCCGAttccaacatcttatcatcgactcattaagaccaagctc
Coding sequences within it:
- the nxt2 gene encoding NTF2-related export protein 2 isoform X2 is translated as MAATVDFRTHVDASCRYSEEFTNIYYDCMDKKRRNLMRLYLDKATLVWNGNAVSGQAALGEFFESLPSSEFSIQTLDCQPVHEQATQGQTTLLVVTAGQVKFDGQKQRYFNQNFLLTAQSSPTSDQPVWKIASDCFRFQDWSS
- the nxt2 gene encoding NTF2-related export protein 2 isoform X1; the protein is MAATVDFRTHVDASCRYSEEFTNIYYDCMDKKRRNLMRLNSLLFIFPQNLMRLYLDKATLVWNGNAVSGQAALGEFFESLPSSEFSIQTLDCQPVHEQATQGQTTLLVVTAGQVKFDGQKQRYFNQNFLLTAQSSPTSDQPVWKIASDCFRFQDWSS
- the LOC115168052 gene encoding long-chain-fatty-acid--CoA ligase 4, translating into MGLHQSELHSLLLLPLHLVVWLYSLLSFLPWYYLTRAGEKRTQATRVKARSTSGHSEGPYRCVDRFQSLATEDFPGKDTLDKLFQQAVQRFGDSDCLGTREVLSEENEPQPSGKVFKKLILGEYCWLSYQQVDSVVSYLGSGLAALGQQPKSMVAIFCETRAEWMISAQACFRYNFPLVTFYATLGEEAVAFGLKETGVTHLITSTELLETKLKGVLSQVPKLKHIISVDQRRVSTEGYPPGLTIHSMASVQELGSQPDNLAKPVVSPQPSDLAVVMYTSGSTDRPKGVMVVHSNLTAGMTGQCERIPGLGPKDTYIAYLPLAHVLEMTAEISCMAYGCPIGYSSPQTLSDQSTKIKRGSRGDSSVLKPTLMAAVPEILDRINKNVMSKVGEMSYIQRTLFNLGYNYKLEQVKRGYDAPLCNVLLFSKVRKLLGGRVRLMLSGGAPLSSATQRFMNICFCCPVGQGYGLTETCGAGTITEVADNSTGRVGAPVICCEIRLRDWLEGGYTNQDKPHPRGEILIGGPNITMGYYRNESNGQDYFVDEKGQRWFCTGDIGEIHPDGCLQIVDRKKDLVKLQAGEYVSLGKVEAALKNCSLIDNICAYANSEQNYVISVVVPNQKMLTELARQRGVEGSWEEVCTHPAMEKEVLKEIKEVATSIKLQRFEIPVKVHLSPEPWTPETGLVTDAFKLKRKELKNHYLQHIERMYGRP